A stretch of Acidimicrobiales bacterium DNA encodes these proteins:
- a CDS encoding glycine betaine ABC transporter substrate-binding protein, protein MMQVRSGSRRRRPLAVGAALGLCVAMVLSGCTSSKSSKAATSTGGAAATFHFKPLDSGGPLTVDALKQKSIDIAVLFSVDGHIPAYHWVVLQDDKHLQAPDHFVPAIRTSAATPAVTKVLDAVSAKITPDAIQNMVKSVVIDGQDADAVAKDWLQTNKLPGDLTATGNIKVGSANFPESQIVGDLYYEALKSAGVTVENKPNIGAREVYLPALENGSLDLVPEFTATLLTFLDPKATVSQDLATVTADAKKLAEAKGFTLLTPAPADDVNVYVVRSDTASKYGLKTISDLAKVKDELTMGGPPECPTREPCLLGLEKVYGLKFKQS, encoded by the coding sequence ATGATGCAAGTCCGATCCGGTTCCCGCCGGCGGCGACCGCTCGCGGTTGGGGCCGCGCTCGGCCTCTGCGTGGCGATGGTCCTCAGCGGGTGCACCAGTTCCAAATCGAGCAAGGCGGCGACCTCCACCGGCGGCGCGGCGGCGACGTTCCACTTCAAGCCGCTCGACAGCGGTGGTCCCCTCACGGTCGACGCCCTCAAGCAGAAGTCGATCGACATCGCCGTGCTGTTCTCGGTCGATGGGCACATCCCGGCCTACCACTGGGTGGTGCTCCAAGACGACAAGCACCTGCAGGCCCCCGACCACTTCGTGCCGGCCATCCGCACGTCGGCGGCGACGCCGGCGGTCACCAAGGTGCTCGACGCCGTCAGCGCGAAGATCACGCCCGACGCCATCCAGAACATGGTGAAGTCCGTCGTGATCGACGGCCAGGACGCCGACGCCGTCGCCAAGGACTGGTTGCAGACCAACAAGCTCCCCGGCGACCTGACAGCCACCGGCAACATCAAGGTCGGCAGCGCCAACTTCCCGGAGTCGCAGATCGTCGGCGACCTCTACTACGAGGCGTTGAAGTCGGCCGGCGTCACCGTGGAGAACAAGCCCAACATCGGTGCCCGTGAGGTCTACCTCCCGGCGCTCGAGAACGGCAGCCTCGATCTCGTGCCGGAGTTCACCGCCACGCTGTTGACGTTCCTCGACCCGAAGGCCACGGTGTCCCAGGACTTGGCGACGGTCACGGCCGACGCCAAGAAGCTGGCCGAGGCGAAGGGCTTCACGTTGCTGACGCCGGCACCGGCCGACGACGTCAACGTCTACGTCGTGCGATCCGACACGGCGTCGAAGTACGGCCTGAAGACCATCTCCGACCTGGCGAAGGTGAAGGACGAGCTCACCATGGGCGGCCCGCCCGAGTGCCCCACCCGCGAGCCGTGCCTGCTGGGCCTCGAGAAGGTGTACGGCCTGAAGTTCAAGCAGAGCTGA
- a CDS encoding ABC transporter permease, translated as MTGAAVVASSIVSQVVDWLRATEHWQGAAGIVHRTVQHLQMSFVPLAVAVAVSVPVAVWLGHKRRFGLLAVNVSNVGRALPSFAILAVGVKLVGLREWPIIGSIPVFVAMLVLAIPPIVTNSYVGMVEVPDELRDAARGMGLSESQQLFRAELPIALPLVMAGIRTSAVQVVATATLAAVIGAGGLGRFIIDGRVDPAGKAQLVAGAVLVAVLAVLVEVAFAALQRATTAKGLRSSTRGRPALAPAATPGFDLDDRPVAAEAA; from the coding sequence GTGACCGGGGCTGCGGTGGTCGCCTCCTCGATCGTCAGCCAAGTGGTCGACTGGTTGCGCGCGACCGAGCACTGGCAAGGCGCGGCAGGCATCGTGCACCGCACGGTGCAACACCTCCAGATGTCGTTCGTGCCGCTCGCGGTCGCAGTCGCCGTGTCGGTGCCGGTGGCGGTCTGGCTCGGGCACAAGCGCCGGTTCGGGCTGCTGGCCGTGAACGTCTCCAACGTCGGCCGGGCGCTGCCGTCGTTCGCGATCTTGGCCGTCGGTGTGAAGTTGGTGGGGTTGCGCGAGTGGCCGATCATCGGGTCGATCCCCGTGTTCGTCGCCATGTTGGTCCTCGCCATCCCGCCGATCGTCACCAACTCCTACGTCGGCATGGTCGAGGTGCCCGACGAGCTGCGCGACGCGGCGCGGGGTATGGGCCTGTCGGAGTCGCAGCAGCTGTTCCGCGCCGAGCTGCCGATCGCGCTGCCGCTGGTCATGGCCGGCATCCGCACGTCGGCTGTGCAGGTCGTGGCCACCGCGACCCTCGCCGCGGTGATCGGCGCTGGGGGCCTCGGTCGCTTCATCATCGACGGTCGGGTCGACCCGGCCGGCAAGGCGCAGCTGGTGGCCGGCGCGGTGCTGGTCGCCGTGCTGGCGGTGCTGGTGGAAGTCGCGTTCGCGGCGCTCCAGCGGGCCACCACGGCGAAAGGCCTGCGGTCCAGCACCCGCGGCCGTCCCGCGCTGGCGCCGGCAGCGACGCCCGGCTTCGATCTCGACGATCGGCCGGTGGCCGCCGAAGCAGCGTGA
- a CDS encoding ABC transporter permease has translation MTFQLLAVPGKLPPPIPTESWWVWRWITGHRPLIWRSLVAHVELTVLAVVIGLAIALPLGLWSARHRRAYGPVLAFSGVLYTIPSLAAFALLVPYTGLSRTTALIPLVAYTLLILVRNVVTGLDSVPAEVKDAADGMGYTRVRRLWAVEVPLALPAIIAGVRIATVSTIGMLTIAAILGLDGLGQLINSGLGGTLPRTAITVGALLSVLLAVVADVTLAGLQRLATPWARAGRASS, from the coding sequence GTGACATTCCAACTCCTCGCCGTGCCGGGCAAGCTGCCGCCCCCGATCCCCACCGAGTCGTGGTGGGTGTGGCGCTGGATCACCGGCCACCGCCCCCTCATCTGGCGCTCGTTGGTGGCGCACGTCGAGCTGACGGTGCTGGCGGTGGTGATCGGGTTGGCGATCGCCTTGCCGCTCGGCCTGTGGTCGGCCCGCCATCGCAGGGCGTACGGACCCGTCCTGGCGTTCTCGGGGGTGCTCTACACGATCCCGTCGCTGGCGGCGTTCGCGCTGCTGGTGCCGTACACGGGGTTGAGCCGCACCACGGCGCTGATCCCGTTGGTGGCCTACACGTTGCTGATCCTGGTGCGCAACGTGGTGACGGGGCTCGACTCGGTGCCGGCCGAAGTGAAGGACGCGGCTGACGGCATGGGCTACACGCGCGTGCGGCGGCTGTGGGCCGTCGAAGTGCCCCTGGCGCTGCCGGCCATCATCGCGGGGGTCCGCATCGCCACGGTGAGCACGATCGGCATGCTGACCATCGCCGCGATCTTGGGGCTCGACGGGTTGGGCCAGCTGATCAACTCCGGCCTCGGCGGCACCTTGCCGCGCACCGCGATCACGGTCGGCGCGCTCCTGTCGGTTCTGTTGGCCGTCGTGGCCGACGTGACCTTGGCGGGCTTGCAGCGCCTGGCCACCCCCTGGGCCCGTGCGGGGAGGGCATCGTCGTGA
- a CDS encoding betaine/proline/choline family ABC transporter ATP-binding protein, with translation MIRLEHVTKRYDDGTVAVDELDLEIPTGELCVLIGPSGCGKTTTLRMVNRLIEPSSGRIWLDDEDVTHVDPVQLRRRIGYVIQQVGLFPHQTIGTNIATVPRLLGWDRKRISARVDELLDLVSLDPATFRDRYPHQLSGGQRQRVGVARALAADPPVLLMDEPFGAIDPISRDRLQKEFLRLQHELRKTIVFVTHDISEAVKLGDRIAIMQVGGRLAQYDTPSEILGNPADDFVAEFVGADRGLKRLEVTGISAAQLVSPPVVTAATTVAEVRARLNGDRPAIALVLDDRGGVEGWLGRDELESLDGSGAGTAVGAPTATRAGRSPTVGEHLRPVAATVGVDDSLRDGLSALFLSDGGWVPVVDRENRYVGVLTPDSVQAAASGRSPDTSSADPAAAD, from the coding sequence GTGATCCGCCTCGAACACGTCACCAAGCGCTACGACGACGGCACGGTCGCGGTCGACGAGCTCGACCTGGAGATCCCGACCGGCGAGCTGTGCGTGCTGATCGGTCCCTCCGGTTGCGGCAAGACCACGACGCTGCGGATGGTCAACCGCCTCATCGAGCCGTCGAGTGGTCGGATCTGGCTCGACGACGAAGACGTCACCCACGTCGACCCCGTCCAGCTGCGGCGCCGGATCGGCTACGTGATCCAACAAGTCGGCCTTTTCCCGCACCAGACCATCGGGACGAACATCGCCACCGTGCCCCGCCTGCTGGGCTGGGACCGCAAGCGCATCTCCGCCCGCGTCGACGAGCTGCTCGACCTCGTCAGTCTCGATCCCGCCACGTTCCGCGACCGCTACCCGCACCAGCTGTCGGGTGGGCAACGGCAGCGGGTCGGCGTGGCCCGTGCGCTGGCCGCCGACCCGCCGGTGCTGTTGATGGACGAGCCCTTCGGCGCCATCGACCCCATCAGCCGCGACCGGTTGCAAAAGGAGTTCCTCCGACTCCAGCACGAGCTCCGCAAGACGATCGTGTTCGTCACCCACGACATCTCCGAGGCCGTCAAGCTCGGCGACCGCATCGCGATCATGCAGGTCGGTGGTCGCCTCGCCCAGTACGACACCCCCTCGGAGATCCTCGGCAACCCGGCCGACGACTTCGTGGCCGAGTTCGTCGGGGCCGACCGTGGGCTCAAGCGGCTCGAGGTCACCGGCATCTCCGCTGCGCAGCTCGTTTCGCCGCCGGTGGTCACCGCCGCCACCACCGTCGCCGAGGTCCGTGCGCGCCTCAACGGCGACCGCCCGGCCATCGCGCTCGTGCTCGACGACCGCGGCGGGGTCGAGGGGTGGTTGGGTCGCGACGAGCTCGAGTCGCTCGACGGATCGGGCGCCGGGACGGCAGTCGGTGCGCCGACGGCGACCCGAGCCGGCCGGTCGCCGACCGTTGGCGAGCACCTCCGGCCGGTCGCTGCCACCGTCGGCGTCGACGATTCGTTGAGGGACGGGCTGTCGGCCCTGTTCCTGTCCGACGGCGGCTGGGTGCCGGTGGTCGACCGCGAGAACCGCTACGTCGGGGTGCTCACCCCTGACTCCGTGCAGGCAGCCGCGTCCGGCCGTTCGCCGGACACGTCCTCGGCGGACCCGGCGGCGGCGGACTGA
- the serS gene encoding serine--tRNA ligase translates to MLDIRRIRSEPDAVKAELGRRGIDVSDVDRVRELDVERRDAAAAVDELRSRIKGLSKEVGRLRGSGDTAGAERVQAESRELGEEERRRAAAADDLAGQIHELLLRIPNTPHPGAPDGASDADNPVVKRVDPRNGEWADHQRVPHWETGAALGILDTERATKISGAMFTMLRKQGATLDRALCQYALDRNADAFEEIRPPTLVTSATLTASGQLPKFADDAYSIPRDDLWCIPTAEVPLTSLAAGEILDEADLPTRLMAYTPCYRREAGSAGRDTRGMLRVHEFDKVEILAYATPDQAPGMLDELLARAESGIADLGLTYRIIEICTGDLGQSHHRSFDIEVYAPGCDQWLEVSSVSWFSDYQARRADIRFRKAPVNGAKGAIDNVHTLNGSALAVPRVWAAVVETYRQPDGSVTVPDVLRPYLRGATTIS, encoded by the coding sequence ATGCTCGACATCCGCCGGATCCGCAGCGAACCCGACGCGGTCAAGGCAGAGCTCGGCCGGCGCGGGATCGACGTGTCCGACGTCGACCGGGTCCGCGAGCTCGACGTCGAGCGGCGCGACGCGGCGGCCGCGGTCGACGAGCTCCGCAGCCGGATCAAGGGCCTGTCCAAGGAGGTCGGCCGCCTGCGGGGGAGTGGCGACACCGCGGGGGCCGAACGGGTGCAGGCCGAGAGCCGGGAGCTGGGCGAGGAGGAGCGCCGCCGCGCGGCGGCCGCCGACGACCTGGCCGGACAGATCCACGAGCTGCTGTTGCGGATCCCGAACACCCCCCACCCGGGTGCCCCCGACGGCGCGTCCGACGCCGACAACCCGGTGGTGAAACGGGTCGACCCCCGCAACGGCGAATGGGCCGACCACCAGCGGGTGCCGCACTGGGAGACGGGTGCGGCGCTCGGGATCCTCGACACCGAGCGGGCCACCAAGATCAGCGGCGCCATGTTCACCATGTTGCGCAAGCAGGGCGCCACCCTTGACCGGGCGCTGTGCCAGTACGCGCTCGACCGCAACGCCGACGCGTTCGAGGAGATCCGCCCGCCGACCCTGGTCACCAGCGCCACGCTCACCGCGTCGGGCCAGTTGCCCAAGTTCGCCGACGACGCCTACTCGATCCCTCGCGACGACCTGTGGTGTATCCCGACGGCCGAGGTGCCGCTGACGTCGCTGGCCGCCGGTGAGATCCTCGACGAGGCCGACCTGCCGACGCGGCTGATGGCCTACACCCCCTGCTATCGCCGCGAAGCCGGTTCGGCGGGACGCGACACCCGCGGCATGTTGCGCGTTCACGAGTTCGACAAAGTCGAGATCCTGGCGTACGCCACGCCCGACCAGGCCCCCGGCATGCTCGACGAGCTCCTGGCCCGGGCCGAGTCCGGCATCGCGGACCTCGGCCTCACGTACCGCATCATCGAGATCTGCACCGGCGACCTCGGCCAGTCGCACCACCGCAGCTTCGACATCGAGGTCTACGCGCCCGGCTGTGACCAGTGGCTCGAGGTGTCGTCGGTGTCGTGGTTCAGCGACTATCAGGCTCGCCGGGCCGACATCCGCTTCCGCAAGGCGCCGGTGAACGGCGCCAAAGGCGCGATCGACAACGTGCACACCCTCAACGGCTCGGCGCTGGCGGTGCCCCGCGTGTGGGCTGCCGTCGTGGAGACGTACCGCCAGCCCGACGGCTCGGTGACGGTCCCCGACGTGTTGCGCCCGTACCTCCGCGGCGCCACGACCATCAGCTGA
- a CDS encoding ABC transporter ATP-binding protein: MPAVTVEGLVVRYGPLAAVDGLSFSAERGEVVALLGPNGAGKTTTVETLEGFRRPAAGSVRVLDLDPIHDRAALTPRIGVMPQDGGVYTGIRPLEMLELYAAFFEDADSPVDLLDRVGLTHRRRSTWRQLSGGEQQRLSLALALIGRPEVAILDEPTAGVDVSGRQVIRQIISDLRSGGVCVLLTTHELAEAEKVADRVVIVDRGRAVAAGTPAELMSAGASNEIRFGAPPGIDVAALGKALVAAVDEVSPGEYLVEAAATPSNVAALTAWLAEHEFPLADLRAGRQRLEDVFLRLTSITGEHRAVPGDVELATDEPYRPGGTAGRPRRRDRRRGRRTRP, from the coding sequence GTGCCAGCGGTGACGGTCGAGGGGTTGGTGGTGCGCTACGGCCCGCTGGCCGCTGTCGACGGGCTGTCGTTCTCCGCGGAGCGGGGCGAGGTGGTGGCGCTGCTCGGTCCCAACGGCGCCGGCAAGACCACCACGGTCGAGACGCTCGAGGGGTTCCGACGCCCGGCCGCCGGGTCGGTGCGGGTGCTCGACCTCGACCCGATCCACGACCGGGCCGCGCTCACCCCACGGATCGGCGTCATGCCGCAAGACGGTGGCGTCTACACCGGGATCCGGCCCCTCGAGATGCTCGAGTTGTACGCGGCGTTCTTCGAGGACGCCGATTCGCCGGTCGACCTGCTCGACCGGGTCGGCCTGACGCATCGCCGGCGCTCGACCTGGCGTCAGCTCTCGGGCGGCGAGCAGCAACGCCTGTCGCTGGCGTTGGCGCTCATCGGTCGCCCAGAAGTGGCCATCCTCGACGAGCCCACCGCGGGCGTCGACGTCTCCGGCCGCCAGGTCATCCGCCAGATCATCAGCGACCTGCGCTCGGGCGGCGTGTGCGTCCTGCTGACCACCCACGAGCTCGCCGAGGCCGAGAAGGTGGCCGATCGCGTGGTGATCGTCGACCGGGGTCGGGCCGTCGCGGCCGGCACGCCGGCGGAGCTGATGTCGGCCGGTGCCAGCAACGAGATCCGCTTCGGCGCGCCTCCCGGCATCGACGTCGCTGCGCTCGGCAAGGCGCTGGTCGCGGCCGTCGACGAGGTGTCGCCCGGCGAGTACCTGGTCGAAGCCGCGGCCACGCCGAGCAACGTCGCGGCCCTGACGGCCTGGCTCGCCGAGCACGAGTTCCCCCTCGCCGATCTCCGCGCCGGTCGCCAGCGGCTGGAGGACGTGTTCTTGCGCCTCACGTCGATCACCGGGGAGCACCGGGCGGTGCCGGGCGACGTGGAGCTCGCGACCGACGAGCCGTACCGGCCGGGTGGGACCGCCGGGCGCCCACGGCGTCGGGATCGTCGGCGCGGGCGACGGACCCGCCCGTGA
- a CDS encoding ABC transporter permease: MIRRTLAQTKVELRLTLRRGESVLLTFAIPILLLGFFSAVDVLPKPDGVKDAVDFLLPGILALAVMSTAMVSLAIATGFERDTGVLKRLGVTPLRRSELLAAKTLTILIIEVVQVAVLFGEGVAIGWRPHGALPWLAVGAMLLATVAFAGLGLLLAGTLPALTTLAAANGLWLVLLLVSGMVFPIDRLPGGMQAVAKALPSGALAQGLDHALGYGPGSGKPLLVLAAWAVISPVVAAICFRWE; this comes from the coding sequence GTGATCCGCCGCACCCTGGCACAGACCAAGGTCGAGCTCCGGCTGACCTTGCGCCGCGGCGAGTCCGTGCTGCTCACCTTCGCGATCCCGATCCTGCTGCTCGGGTTCTTCTCGGCAGTCGACGTGCTGCCCAAGCCCGACGGCGTGAAGGATGCGGTCGACTTCCTGCTGCCCGGCATCTTGGCCCTGGCCGTGATGTCGACGGCGATGGTCAGCCTGGCGATCGCCACCGGGTTCGAGCGCGACACCGGGGTCCTCAAACGGCTCGGGGTCACGCCGTTGCGACGAAGTGAGCTGCTGGCCGCCAAGACGCTCACGATCCTCATCATCGAGGTCGTGCAGGTGGCGGTGCTGTTCGGCGAAGGCGTGGCGATCGGCTGGCGTCCCCACGGCGCCCTCCCCTGGCTCGCCGTCGGCGCCATGTTGTTGGCAACGGTGGCGTTCGCGGGGCTGGGTCTGCTGCTGGCCGGCACCCTGCCGGCCCTCACCACCCTCGCCGCGGCCAACGGGTTGTGGCTCGTGTTGTTGCTGGTGAGCGGGATGGTGTTCCCCATCGACCGGCTCCCCGGCGGGATGCAGGCCGTGGCCAAGGCGTTGCCATCGGGAGCGCTGGCCCAAGGCCTCGATCACGCGCTCGGCTACGGACCCGGCTCCGGCAAGCCGCTGCTGGTGCTCGCTGCGTGGGCCGTGATCTCACCGGTCGTCGCCGCCATCTGCTTCCGCTGGGAGTAA
- a CDS encoding cytochrome c oxidase assembly protein, with translation MSGLLVAVGNSGVTKADLWHWRAHPEVWLLVVGLVLCELYATRVVGPKVVPAGEPILTKVQRRCWWAAIITLWIAADWPMHDWAEDYLYSVHMVQHLLLTMVIPPLVLLATPVWLARLVLGPDSSHLAYRIYRRLTRPLIAGLLYAAVFALGHWPSVVDLQTRSEPFHFGYHVLYVLTSLLMWSCVCGPLKELRISVPAQIGYLFLLSIPPTVPGGWLVFADKPVYKAYVHPFDAFGMGATTDQQLAGFIMKVVGGLFLWLLIFVLFFRWHNEQAVVEDERRRREDEEFWAGVEAAVAFGVAPRHRPKGELTFEEVQAEFDRSGAPAEQPPR, from the coding sequence ATGTCCGGTCTGTTGGTCGCCGTCGGCAACAGCGGGGTGACGAAGGCCGACCTCTGGCACTGGCGGGCCCACCCCGAGGTGTGGCTCCTCGTCGTCGGTCTCGTGCTGTGCGAGCTGTACGCCACCCGGGTGGTCGGCCCGAAGGTGGTGCCCGCCGGCGAGCCGATCCTCACGAAAGTGCAGCGCCGCTGCTGGTGGGCGGCGATCATCACGTTGTGGATCGCGGCCGACTGGCCGATGCACGACTGGGCCGAGGACTACCTCTACAGCGTCCACATGGTGCAGCACCTGCTGCTGACCATGGTGATCCCGCCGCTTGTGCTCCTCGCCACCCCGGTGTGGCTGGCGCGGCTCGTGCTCGGGCCCGACTCGTCGCACTTGGCGTACCGGATCTACCGCCGGCTGACCCGTCCGCTGATCGCCGGTCTGTTGTACGCCGCGGTGTTCGCGCTCGGCCACTGGCCGTCGGTGGTCGACCTGCAGACCCGGAGCGAGCCGTTCCACTTCGGCTACCACGTCCTGTACGTGCTCACGTCGCTGCTCATGTGGTCGTGTGTGTGCGGGCCCTTGAAGGAGCTGCGCATCTCGGTCCCGGCGCAGATCGGTTACCTGTTCCTGCTGTCGATCCCGCCCACCGTGCCAGGCGGCTGGCTCGTGTTCGCCGACAAGCCGGTGTACAAGGCCTACGTCCACCCGTTCGACGCGTTCGGCATGGGTGCCACCACCGACCAGCAGCTCGCCGGGTTCATCATGAAAGTGGTCGGCGGCTTGTTCTTGTGGTTGTTGATCTTCGTGCTGTTCTTCCGGTGGCACAACGAGCAGGCGGTCGTCGAGGACGAGCGCCGTCGCCGGGAGGACGAGGAGTTCTGGGCGGGCGTCGAGGCCGCGGTGGCGTTCGGCGTCGCACCCCGCCACCGCCCCAAGGGGGAGCTCACCTTCGAAGAGGTGCAGGCCGAGTTCGACCGGTCCGGCGCGCCCGCCGAGCAACCCCCTCGCTGA
- a CDS encoding cytochrome C oxidase subunit IV family protein — MTTPVTKAPPGHTPAEHHAPADSTYVLVFAFLVIVTAMEVSVTYIHSLRQHHVEVPLLIILMVIKFFTVTYYFMHLKFDPPTCRRVFNFGLFVAVGVYIAALAMFHFFSASFV, encoded by the coding sequence ATGACCACCCCCGTCACGAAAGCGCCGCCGGGCCACACGCCCGCTGAGCACCACGCGCCGGCCGACAGCACGTACGTGCTCGTCTTCGCCTTCCTCGTGATCGTGACGGCCATGGAGGTCTCGGTCACGTACATCCACTCGCTGCGCCAGCACCACGTCGAAGTCCCGTTGCTGATCATCTTGATGGTGATCAAGTTCTTCACGGTGACCTACTACTTCATGCACTTGAAGTTCGACCCCCCCACGTGTCGGCGGGTGTTCAACTTCGGCTTGTTCGTCGCCGTCGGCGTGTACATCGCCGCGCTCGCGATGTTCCACTTCTTCAGCGCGAGCTTCGTGTGA
- a CDS encoding cytochrome c oxidase subunit 3, producing MTETTISPAAEEHAHDDGPGTHALGHDTATGISNEKLGMWWFLASDCLLFGALISTYLLYKHRAITGPTPEDVYNIPFTSVSSFVLLMSSLTMVLAVSAAQRADARRLRLWLFTTATLGSCFIAGQVFEFTTFYHHGLGYTTNLFGSAFYTLTGFHGIHVTIGIIMLLSLFGMSLRGKMGPEKAEAIEIVGLYWHFVDIVWIVIFTVVYLIK from the coding sequence TTGACTGAGACCACCATCTCCCCCGCCGCGGAGGAGCACGCCCACGACGACGGCCCGGGCACCCACGCCCTCGGCCACGACACCGCCACCGGCATCTCGAACGAGAAGCTCGGGATGTGGTGGTTCCTGGCGTCGGACTGCTTGCTCTTCGGTGCGCTGATCTCGACGTACCTGCTCTACAAGCACCGAGCCATCACCGGCCCGACCCCCGAAGACGTCTACAACATCCCGTTCACCTCGGTGAGCTCGTTCGTGCTGCTGATGAGCTCGCTCACCATGGTGCTCGCCGTGTCCGCCGCCCAACGGGCCGACGCACGCCGGCTGCGGCTGTGGCTGTTCACCACCGCGACGCTGGGCTCGTGCTTCATCGCCGGTCAGGTCTTCGAGTTCACGACCTTCTACCACCACGGGCTCGGCTACACGACGAACCTGTTCGGCTCGGCCTTCTACACGCTGACCGGCTTCCACGGCATCCACGTCACGATCGGCATCATCATGTTGCTGTCGCTGTTCGGCATGTCGTTGCGCGGCAAGATGGGTCCCGAGAAGGCCGAAGCCATCGAGATCGTCGGCTTGTACTGGCACTTCGTCGACATCGTGTGGATCGTGATCTTCACGGTCGTCTACCTGATCAAGTGA